One Oncorhynchus keta strain PuntledgeMale-10-30-2019 chromosome 34, Oket_V2, whole genome shotgun sequence genomic window, ggcatttaaatgactctcagaccatgagaaacaagattgttctgatgaaaccaagattgaactatggcctgaatgccaagcgtcacgcctggaggaaacctggcaccatccctacggtgaagcatggtggaggcagcatcatgctgtggggatgtttttcaacggcagggactacgagactagtcagtatcgagggaaagatgaacagcgcaaagtacagagagatccttgatgaaaacctgctcctgagAGCTCAGACtgcggcgaaggttcaccttccaacaggacgatgactcttaagcacacagccaagacaatgcaggagtggcttcgggacaagtttctgaatgtccttgagtggcccagccagagcccggacttggacccgatctaacatctttggagaaaCATGAAAAGAACTGgtcagcgacgctccccatccaacctgacggggtttgagaggatctgcagagaagaatgggagaaactccccacatacaggtgtgccaagcttgtagcgtctaatcgctgccaaaggggcttcaacaactgagtaaagggtctgaatacttttgtaaatgtcatatttcagtttcaGTGAACTATGCCTTGACTGGTAGTGTTCTCCCCTGTAGGAATGGTCTGGGCCCACCCAAGGATGGAGAGCCTCAGTATGTGGTGGTCCACTGCACTGGATACATCAAGTCCTGGCCCCccacaggtaactaactaacctaTGGCATAGCtcttatatcaaatcaaatgttattggtcacatacacatggttagcagatgttaatgcgagtgtagcgaaatgcttgtgcttctagttccgacagcagcaatatctaacatgtaatctaacaattccccaacaactatctaatacacacaaatataaaggggtgaatgagaatatgtacatataattatatggatgagcgatggccgtgcggcataggcaggatgcaatagatggtataaaatacagtatatacatatgatatgagtaatgtaagatatgtaagcATTATTGAAGtgacattatttaaagtggccttgtttaaagtggctagtgatccatttattaaattgtccggtgattgggtctcaatgtaggcagcaacctctctgagttagtgatggctgtttagcagtctgatggccttgagacagaagatgtttttcagtctctcggtcccagctttgatgcacctgtactgacctcgccttctggatggtagcagtgTGACCatgcagtggttcgggtggttgttgtccttgatgatctttttggccttcctgtgacatcgggtgctgtaggtgtcgtggagggcaggcagtgtatTGAtattaaagaaaggcattgatgtttatggtacattggtgcaacgacagtgcttttttcgcaaatgcgcttgttaaatcatcacccgtttggagaagtaggctgtgattcaatgataaattaacaggcaccgcatcgattaaatgcaacgcaggacactctagataaactagtaatatcatcaaccatgtgtagttaactcgtgattatgttaagattgttttttgtaagatacgtttaatgttagctagcaccttaccttggctccttgctgcactctcgtaacaggtagtcagcctgccacgcagtctcctcgtggagtgcaatgtaaggcaggtggttagagcgttggactagtaacccgaaggttgcaaaaacgaatctccgagttgacaaggtaaaaatatgtcgttctgcccctgaacaaggcagttaacccaccgttcctaggccgtcattgaaaataagaatgtgttcttaacttacttgctaGTCAgacttcctagttaaataaaggtgtaaaaaaaataatcggccaatctgtgtccaaaaatactgattACCGATTGCTATGAAAACTTGAATCGGCCCTatttaatcggccattccgattaatcggtcgacctctagttgagacccagggcctcaagcttaattttgtgcttggagggtactatggtgttgaatgctgagctgtagtcaatgaacagcattcttacataggtattcctcttgtggCAGTGTGAAGGCTTGAATCGCCTGAGGACCTGTTGGGGGGGtatgggtctagggtggccggtaaggtggaggtgatatgatccttgactagtctctcaaagcacttcatgatgactgaagtgagtgctatggggcggtagtcagttagttcagttatctttgccttcttgggtacaggaacaatggtggccatcttgaaacggggacatcagactgagatagggagcgattgaatatgtccgtaaacacaccagcctgtctgtgcatgctctgaggacgcggctggggatgccatctgggccatcAGCCATCCAAGAGTTAACACATTTAagtgttttactcacgtcggccgtgacggtggcactgtattatcttcatagcgggcaaagaaggtgtttagtttgtctggaagcaagatgtTGGTGTCCGTGACGAGGCTTGTtgtctttttgtagtccgtgatttcctgtagaccctgccacatccgtctggtgtctgagctgttgaattgcgactccactttgtccctgtaccgGCATATATCCAATGTATACACTACTGCTGCATACTGAGTCGTGTTTGCCTGCTCGCATTTCAGGGGTGAATCTAACAGATGAGGAAGCAGACAATATTCAGGGGAGTCGCTACTGTCTAGTCGCCATCGGTAGACTTCAGGTAAGATGGGACAACTTAATGTCCAATGTTTGGATGGGCTCATGAAAACCACCATCTTGCAGACACTTGTTCCCCCCTTGTTGTCTAGGTGACCTCTTGCCCGAGCGACACAGACATAAACAGCATCAGCGTTCCGGTGGAGTTCATCTCTCGTCACAACTGCCAGGGCCTCTTTACCTTCGTAGACCACCGCTGCATGGCCACAGTGGGCTACCAGCCTCAGGTAGGCCTCACTCACAGCCTGGGGCTAGAGTAGGACAAACACCCAGCATCGCATTTCATAGTGTATCAGGATACAGTATGTGTTTAAACTGTGTATCAGGATACAGTATGTGTTTAAACTGTGTACCAGGATACAGTATGTGTTTAAACTGTGTATcaggatactgtatgtgtttaaaCTGTGTATCAGGATACAGTATGTGTTTAAACTGTGTATCAGGATACAGTATGTGTTTAAACTGTGTATCAGGATACAGTATGTGTTTAAACTGTGTATCAGGATACAGTATGTGTTTAAACTGTGTATCAGGATACAGTATGTGTTTAAACTGTGTATCAGGATACAGTATGTGTTTAAACTGTGTATCAGGATACAGTATGTGTTTAAACTGTGTACCAGGATACAGTATGTGTTTAAACTGTGTATCAGGATACAGTATGTGTTTAAACTGTGTATCAGGATACAGTATGTGTTTAAACTGTGTACCAGGATACAGTATGTGTTTAAACTGTGTATCAGGATACAGTATGTGTTTAAACTGTGTATCAGGATACAGTATGTGTTTAAACTGTGTACCAGGATACAGTATGTGTTTAAACTGTGTGACACAGCTGTAAGCTTGATCTAACTttttctgtgttgtgtgtgtgttccccaggAACTGCTGGGTAAGAACATATTGGAGCTGGCCCACCCTGAGGACCAGGGTCTGCTGAGAGACAGCTTCCAGCAGGTGGTCAAGCTGAAGGGTCAGGTGCTGTCCGTCATGTTCCGCTTCCTGTCCAAGACCAGAGACTGGCTCTGGATCAGGACCAGCTCCTTCACCTTCCAGAACCCCTTCTCTGAGGAGATAGAGTACATCATCTGTACCAACGCCAACGTCAAGTAGGTgctgtatacacacacagacacacatcatcTGCACCAACGCCAAGTAGgtacatacacacgtacacacacacctgcaccaacgccaagtacatttacatttacatttaagtcatttagcagacgctcttatccagagcgacttataaattggtgcattcaccttatgacatccagtggaacagtcactttacaatagtgcatctaaatcttaaaagggggggggtgagagggattacttatcctatcctaggtattccttaaagaatacctaggataggataagtaatccttaaagaatacctaggataggataagtaatccttctcaccccccttttaagatttagagtAGGTACACACATCACCTGCACCAACGCCaagtaggtacacacacacaaacacacgtacacacacatctGCACCAACTCAAACTTCAAGTACCAACCCGCACACACGTATTATCTGCACCAACGCCaagtaggtacacacacacacacacacacgtattagCTGCACCAACGCCaagtaggtacacacacacacacgtattatCTGCACCAACGCCaagtaggtacacacacacacgtattatCTGCACCAACGCCaagtaggtacacacacacacacacgtattatCTGCACCAACGCCaagtaggtacacacacacacacacgtattatCTGCACCAACGCCaagtaggtacacacacacacacacacgtattatCTGCACCAACGCCaagtaggtacacacacacacacacgtattatCTGCACCAACGCCaagtaggtacacacacacacacacgtattatCTGCACCAACGCCaagtaggtacacacacacacacgtattatCTGCACCAACGCCaagtaggtacacacacacacacacgtattatCTGCACCAACGCCaagtaggtacacacacacacacacacacgtattatCTGCACCAACGCCaagtaggtacacacacacacacgtattatCTGCACCAACGCCaagtaggtacacacacacacacacacacgtattagCTGCACCAACGCCaagtaggtacacacacacacacgtattatCTGCACCAACGCCaagtaggtacacacacacacacgtattatCTGCACCAACGCCaagtaggtacacacacacacacacacgtattatCTGCACCAACGCCaagtaggtacacacacacacacgtattatCTGCACCAACGCCaagtaggtacacacacacacacacgtattatCTGCACCAACGCCaagtaggtacacacacacacacgtattatCTGCACCAACGCCaagtaggtacacacacacacacacgtattatCTGCACCAACGCCaagtaggtacacacacacacacacgtattatCTGCACCAACGCCaagtaggtacacacacacacacgtattatCTGCACCAACGCCaagtaggtacacacacacacacacacacgtattagCTGCACCAACGCCaagtaggtacacacacacacacgtattatCTGCACCAACGCCaagtaggtacacacacacgtattatCTGCACCAACGCCaagtaggtacacacacacacacacacgtattatCTGCACCAACGCCaagtaggtacacacacacacacacgtattatCTGCACCAACGCCaagtaggtacacacacacacacgtattatCTGCACCAACGCCaagtaggtacacacacacacacacgtattatCTGCACCAACGCCaagtaggtacacacacacacacgtattatCTGCACCAACGCCaagtaggtacacacacacacacgtattatCTGCACCAACGCAAGTCACCTGAGTGTGAGACGCCTACAACACATAGACACCACAACTCTATTCCACGTCAACAGCTGAACATCTGCACTCTGTCTAAACAATCTATTGAGCCACCTTAGGAAATGTGATGTCATCTCCTCCAGGATGTGTGTTTGTCAGTATGTTCACCTcctctccatttctttctctcccttcctttcctcctcaccccttctTTTTGTTGTGGGCCAGTAGAACCTCGACTCAGGACACCCTCACCCCCCTCTCGTCCTCAGGGGTGTCTTTGCCCCCCTCGCTGGGGGAGAGCAGTCCTAACTTCCCCCCTGTATCCCACAGCCCAGGGCAGGTGGCTGCCAGGTGAGACCCACTTAACCCCCCTCTGGCATGGGTCAGCTGGGGCTGCTGCTGCTGCGTCACTGGAGACTAcaactctatttctctcttgttCCCTttattctcttgttctctctgttACTTGACTTGACCAGGCCTTTCTGTTTTTGGGTGattccccgtctccctctccctcctcaacaGCAGTAAGATATCCATCATGACCACGGTGTTGGTAATgaaccccctctcctcttttcttcttGGTTACCATAGTGACTGGTGGTGGGGCAGGTGCTGTTGGTTTCCCAAGCAGCGGTGGAGGGCCTTGACACAAATTATATTTTCTGTTGTCACTGCTaacactttttttctctctcttccactcccacttttctccctctaccactctctaccaccccctcttttctccctctaccactctctaccaccccctcttttctccctctaccactctctaccaccccctcttttctccctctaccactctctaccaccccctcttttctccctctaccactctctaccactccctcttttctccctctaccactctctaccactccctcttttctccctctaccactctctaccactccctcttttctccctctaccactctctaccaccccctcttttctccctctaccactctctaccaccccctcttttctccctctaccactctctaccactccctcttttctccctctaccactctctaccactccctcttttctccctctaccactctctaccaccccctcttttctccctctaccactctctaccactccctcttttctccctctaccactctctaccaccccctcttttctccctctaccactctctaccactccctcttttctccctctaccactctctaccaccccctcttttctccctctaccactctctaccaccccctcttttctccctctaccactctctaccactccctcttttctccctctaccactctctaccacccctcttttctccctctaccactctctaccactccctcttttctccctctaccactctctaccaccccctcttttctccctctaccactctctaccacccctcttttctccctctaccactctctaccaccccctcttttctccctctaccactctctaccactccctcttttctccctctaccactctctaccacccctcttttctccctctaccactctctaccactccctcttttctccctctaccactctctaccaccccccttttctccctctaccactctctaccacccctcttttctccctctaccactctctaccactccctcttttctccctctaccactctctaccactccctcttttctccctctaccactctctaccacccctcttttctccctctaccactctctaccactccctcttttctctctaccactctctaccaccccctcttttctccctctaccactctctaccactccctcttttctccctctaccactctaccaccccctcttttctccctctaccactctctaccactccctcttttctccctctaccactctctaccactccctcttttctccctctaccactctctaccactccctcttttctccctctaccactctctaccactccctcttttctccctctaccactctctaccactccctctttctccctctaccactctctaccaccccctcttttctccctctaccactctctaccactccctcttttctccctctaccactctctaccactccctcttttctccctctaccactctctaccactccctcttttctccctctaccactctctaccactccctcttttctccctctaccactctctaccaccccctcttttctccctctaccactctctaccaccccctcttttctccctctaccactctctaccaccccctcttttctccctctaccactctctaccaccccctcttttctccctctcttttgtctctctccctttccagaCAGttgcagcagcagcaagcagagttggggggaggagggagagatggtctGTACGAGGCAGGACAGGTTACACTTCCACAGGTAAGACTAGCACTGACTAAAACACAGACCTAACTGGGGCCTCAACCACAGGGGAGCTTGTTGTGGGGTTATCTCACTGTATGTGTGATCGTTCTATTGTTCGCTGTAACATGGACAATAAATTATTGACCGCTTGTTGACCGTTGTCCATGTCAGATGCCTGTCCAGGCCGTGACCGCAGCTGGAACTGACCACAGTAAGACCAGGGACAAGGCAGAGATGCACCCCTCCATGTACCCCAACCCAGACCAGGCCAAGTTCCTGCCCTCCACCTCTGCCCCCGGAGTGCCCATCTACCCTCAGGACAACAACTACACCACTGCCAACCGCTCCAACGACACATACAGCAGGTATGACCACTAGCCTCTGTTGTACTGTTTTAAACGGATCTAAGGGCCATGTATACTGAATAAGAGATGGTCATTTCCTGTTGTTATGAACTAATTCCAGGTCAGTAGGGATGGCTCAGATGGTGCAGCCATCCCACTCCGCAGGCCAGGTGCTGGCTCAGATGGTGCAGCCATCCCACTCCGCAGGCCAGGTGCTGGCTCAGATGTCCCGTCAGAACGGGGCACCCCCCTCCAACAGCAGCCCCCTACAGGGAGGGGCAGCGGTGAGCTGGCCGGGGCCAGCAGCAGGGGCTAGACCCCCCTTCAACAACCAGGTGAGACAGCTGGCAGCTGCAGGTAGAAGCTGTCCACTCAGCCTGAAGTTTAGATCCTCTGTTGTTGCCCAAAGTGCTACAGATCTAGAATCTTAATTTAAgactattataattattataaatTGTTTGTGGAAATTACAATTGTCAGAAGctttttttaaaactcaaatacaaTACAAGTTTTGGCTGCATTGCAGGACAGTTTTCCTTGAACAGGGTTATGAAATGtaaatcctacatctgtagttggCCTGATGGGGATGAGTGCTCTGAGGTTCTTTCTGTAGTTGGCGTGATGGGGATGAGTGCTCTGAGGTTCTTTCTGTAGCTGGCCTGATGGGGATGAGTGCTCTGAGGTTCTTTCTGTAGTTGGCGTGATGGGGATGAGTGCTCTGAGGTTCTTTCTGTAGCTGGCCTGATGGGGATGAGTGCTCTGAGGTTCTTTCTGTAGTTGGCGTGATGGGGATGAGTGCTCTGAGGTTCTTTCTGTAGCTGGCGTGATGGGGATGAGTGCTCTGAGGTTCTTTCTGTAGCTGGCGTGATGGGGATGAGTGCTCTGAGGTTCTTTCTGTAGTTGGCGTGATGGGGATGAGTGCTCTGAGGTTCTTTCTGTAGCTGGCGTGATGGGGATGAGTGCTCTGAGGTTCTTTCTGTAGTTGGCGTGATGGGGATGAGTGCTCTGAGGTTCTTTCTGTAGCTGGCGTGATGGGGATGAGTGCTCTGAGGTTCTTTCTGTAGCTGGCCTGATGGGGATGAGTGCTCTGAGGTTCTTTCTGTAGCTGGCGTGATGGGGATGAGTGCTCTGAGGTTCTTTCTGTAGCTGGCGTGATGGGGATGAGTGCTCTGAGGTTCTTTCTGTAGCTGGCGTGATGGGGATGAGTGCTCTGAGGTTCTTGCATCTCTGTATCTTAGCGTTGTAAAGGACCTCATCTTTTATtcctgtgtagtctgtgtttTGAGTATCACACCCAGACAGTTTCAACAGTAAATGTATAACAGAAACCTTGTACGTTTATGAAGTGTGAATAATAACATGGTGTTGTTCACCACCCGCCCAGCAGGTGGTGCCCCAGGCAGGGAAGGCCCTGTCTCCCCAGTTTGCCATGGGGAGTTTTGTTGGGGGCTCTTCCTCCTCATTTGGGGCGATGCCCACCACTGCCGCTCCGACCCCCACCATGGGGGCTAACTACCCAAATATCAACCCCCGCGCCAGCCTCAATACCAACGGATACGGTACGTGAccctgagagagagtgtgtgtgtgtgtgtgtgtgtgtgtgtgtgtgtgtgtgtgtgtgtgtgtgtgtgtgtgtgtgtgtgtgtgtgtgtgtgtgtgtgtgtgtgtgtgtcaactacAGTACAGTGTttttatgtgtttgtgtatgctgGTGTAGTTAGATACTGAATCGCCCATTGTCTCTGATAGATGGCTTGGGGTCGGGGCCGCAGTTCCCCTCCAGGGCAGCGGAGGCAGTGTGGCCCCAGTGGCAGGGCCAGCAGCaagctcagaacagggcagagcagcACCCCCACACACAGAACAACCAGCCTGACATCTTCCTgtaagtctctctccctctacctataTCAATCTGCCTTTCTCTTCCCAATGTCTCTATCTGTACCTTTTGTtatgtgttgtcatgttgcttTCAAGctaaatctttctctctctctaggatgttCTCGCCATGCTGGACCAGCCGGCCAACTTCAACAACGATGACTTTGAGATTCCCATCTACCCCTCTTTCAACGAGTGACCCCACATACACTCTTCCActtacctcctctgtctctcaaatgtctccttctctctcatttgGTGCACTTTTGCTCTCTTTCTTCGCCTTTCGTGATCCAAAGAGAGCATGTCTAGTTATCGCTCAGATGATTGTACTGCCAGGGTGGAGAAAGCGAGTTAATcagggaaaagagagagtgaaatCAAGTATAGGTATGCAAATGCAGGTTCAATAAACAcgtgaaagggggagagagagagaagagattcaGGGTTCAGCGATAGTTGGGCAAATGTAAAATGACATCTGTAGCGAGCACTGCCCAAGCTCCACAGCCAGTGGATTTGTTGTAGAGATGTAACACACCTGAGCATGCACAAGGCCCTGAGGCAGGCACTGCTTCACCAGTAACACACAAACATGGCCTTTCACTAACCGAGTCAGCTGTGTGTTTAGATCTATGCTGCTCCACTGGTCTGTACATCATATGGATAGATCAGTCCAATCATTCACTTGAAGTCTCAGGCAATCCAGGTGATCTACAGCTTTGGGGGAATATgtgggaatatatatatatatatgggaatATTCTGATCTGAAGCCTGTGAATATCCTCTATCTGCTCCCCTCGCTGTTTTAGCTTAGCAACCCGTAGCATGTTCAAAAGGACACTGTCCTCACGCAGGCAGATTTATACGAACACTGTACAAACACTTTTATATTTGTACATTGACGATGTCACCTATGAATGTGGTTATGTTGGTTTCAggtggaaaagagggagagatgtctatgactagtgaagggaggaggttgagagagatgTCTAGGACTAGTGAAgggaggaggttgagagagatgTCTAGGACTAGTGAAgggaggaggttgagagagatgTCTAGGACTAGTGAAgggaggaggttgagagagatgtctatgactagtgaagggaggaggttgagagagatgtctatgactagtgaagggaggaggttgagagagatgtctatgactagtgaagggaggaggttgagagagatgtctatgactagtgaagggaggaggttgagagagatgTCTAGGACTAGTGAAgggaggaggttgagagagatgTCTAGGACTAGTGAAgggaggaggttgagagagatgTCTAGGACTAGTGAAgggaggaggttgagagagatgtctatgactagtgaagggaggaggttgagagagatgtctatgactagtgaagggaggaggttgagagagatgtctatgactagtgaagggaggaggttgagagagatgTCTAGGACTAGTGAAgggaggaggttgagagagatgTCTAGGACTAGTGAAgggaggaggttgagagagatgTCTAGGACTAGTGAAgggaggaggttgagagagatgtctatgactagtgaagggaggaggttgagagagatgTCTAGGACTAGTGAAgggaggaggttgagagagatgtctatgactagtgaagggaggaggttgagagagatgtctatgactagtgaagggaggaggttgagagagatgTCTAGGACTAGTGAAgggaggaggttgagagagatgTCTAGGACTAGTGAAgggaggaggttgagagagatgTCTAGGACTAGTGAagggggaggttgagagagatgtctatgactagtgaagggaggaggttgagagagatgtctatgactagtgaatggaggaggttgagagagatgtctatgactagtgaagggaggaggttgagagagatgtctatgactagtgaagggaggaggttgagagagatgTGTATGACTAGTGAAgggaggaggttgagagagatgtctatgactagtgaagggaggaggttgagagagatgtctatgactagtgaagggaggaggttgagagagatgtctatgactagtgaagggaggaggttgagagagatgtctatgactagtgagggggagagagatgtctatgactagtgagggggagagagatgtctatgactagtgagggggagagagatgtctatgactagtgaagggaggaggttgagagagatgtctatgactagtgagggggagagagatgtctatgactagtgagggggagagagatgtctatgactagtgagggggagagagatgtctatgactagtgagggggagagagatgtctatgactagtgaagggaggaggttgagagagatgtctatgactagtgagggggagagagatgtctatgactagtgagggggagagagatgtctatgactagtgagggggagagagatgtctatgactagtgagggggagagagatgtctatgactagtgagggggagagagatgtctatgactagtgaggggagagagatgtctatgactagtgagggggagagagatgtctatgactagtgagggggagagagatgtctatgactagtgagggggagagagatgtctatgactagtgaggggagagagatgtctatgactagtgagggggagagagatgtctatgactagtgagggggagagagatgtctatgactagtgagggggagagagatgtctatgactagtgagggggagagagatgtctatgactagtgagggggagagagatgtctatgactagtgaggggagagagatgtctatgactagtgaggggagagagatgtctatgACTAGTGAGATGTCTATGGAGAGAGATGTCTAGgactagtgagggggagagagatgtctatgactagtgagggggagagagatgtctatgactagtgagggggagagagatgtctatgactagtgaaggggagagagatgtctatgactagtgaaggggagagagatgtctatgactagtgaaggggagagagatgtctatgactagtgaggggagagagatgtctatgactagtgagggggagagagatgtctatgacgagtgagggggagagagatgtctgactagtgagggggagagagatgtctatgacgagtgaggggaagagggggataTGAAACTACAACCTGATGTATTCCTACATATACCCAGTATATAAGTCAAGTGTTTATATACGGTTATCTGTCTACTGGAGGTGTTTGTATAACTTTATTGATCTCAACCTGAATGCACAGCAATCCCAGGGTCCCT contains:
- the LOC127915299 gene encoding trichohyalin-like isoform X28, coding for MSPMNVVMLVSGGKEGEMSMTSEGRRLREMSRTSEGRRLREMSRTSEGRRLREMSRTSEGRRLREMSMTSEGRRLREMSMTSEGRRLREMSMTSEGRRLREMSMTSEGRRLREMSRTSEGRRLREMSRTSEGRRLREMSRTSEGRRLREMSMTSEGRRLREMSMTSEGRRLREMSMTSEGRRLREMSRTSEGRRLREMSRTSEGRRLREMSRTSEGRRLREMSMTSEGRRLREMSRTSEGRRLREMSMTSEGRRLREMSMTSEGRRLREMSMTSEGRRLREMSMTSEGRRLREMCMTSEGRRDVYD
- the LOC127915299 gene encoding arginine/serine-rich coiled-coil protein 2-like isoform X21 translates to MSPMNVVMLVSGGKEGEMSMTSEGRRLREMSRTSEGRRLREMSRTSEGRRLREMSRTSEGRRLREMSMTSEGRRLREMSMTSEGRRLREMSMTSEGRRLREMSMTSEGRRLREMSRTSEGRRLREMSRTSEGRRLREMSRTSEGRRLREMSMTSEGRRLREMSRTSEGRRLREMSRTSEGRRLREMSMTSEGRRLREMSRTSEGRRLREMSRTSEGRRLREMSMTSEGRRLREMSMTSEWRRLREMSMTSEGRRLREMSMTSEGRRLREMCMTSEGRRLREMSMTSEGRRLREMSMTSEGRRLREMSMTSEGRRLREMSMTSEGERDVYD
- the LOC127915299 gene encoding arginine/serine-rich coiled-coil protein 2-like isoform X5 gives rise to the protein MSPMNVVMLVSGGKEGEMSMTSEGRRLREMSRTSEGRRLREMSRTSEGRRLREMSRTSEGRRLREMSMTSEGRRLREMSMTSEGRRLREMSMTSEGRRLREMSMTSEGRRLREMSRTSEGRRLREMSRTSEGRRLREMSRTSEGRRLREMSMTSEGRRLREMSMTSEGRRLREMSMTSEGRRLREMSRTSEGRRLREMSRTSEGRRLREMSMTSEGRRLREMSMTSEGRRLREMSMTSEGRRLREMSRTSEGRRLREMSRTSEGRRLREMSMTSEGRRLREMSMTSEWRRLREMSMTSEGRRLREMSMTSEGRRLREMCMTSEGRRLREMSMTSEGRRLREMSMTSEGRRLREMSMTSEGRRLREMSMTSEGERDVYD
- the LOC127915299 gene encoding arginine/serine-rich coiled-coil protein 2-like isoform X16, with product MSPMNVVMLVSGGKEGEMSMTSEGRRLREMSRTSEGRRLREMSRTSEGRRLREMSRTSEGRRLREMSMTSEGRRLREMSMTSEGRRLREMSMTSEGRRLREMSMTSEGRRLREMSRTSEGRRLREMSRTSEGRRLREMSRTSEGRRLREMSMTSEGRRLREMSMTSEGRRLREMSRTSEGRRLREMSRTSEGRRLREMSRTSEGRRLREMSRTSEGRRLREMSRTSEGRRLREMSMTSEGRRLREMSMTSEWRRLREMSMTSEGRRLREMSMTSEGRRLREMCMTSEGRRLREMSMTSEGRRLREMSMTSEGRRLREMSMTSEGRRLREMSMTSEGERDVYD
- the LOC127915299 gene encoding arginine/serine-rich coiled-coil protein 2-like isoform X17 — its product is MSPMNVVMLVSGGKEGEMSMTSEGRRLREMSRTSEGRRLREMSRTSEGRRLREMSRTSEGRRLREMSMTSEGRRLREMSMTSEGRRLREMSMTSEGRRLREMSMTSEGRRLREMSRTSEGRRLREMSRTSEGRRLREMSRTSEGRRLREMSMTSEGRRLREMSMTSEGRRLREMSMTSEGRRLREMSRTSEGRRLREMSMTSEGRRLREMSMTSEGRRLREMSRTSEGRRLREMSMTSEGRRLREMSMTSEWRRLREMSMTSEGRRLREMSMTSEGRRLREMCMTSEGRRLREMSMTSEGRRLREMSMTSEGRRLREMSMTSEGRRLREMSMTSEGERDVYD